In one window of Fibrobacter sp. DNA:
- a CDS encoding Lrp/AsnC family transcriptional regulator, giving the protein MTELEQRILDIIQDGFPIEDRPYAVIGKLVDEDEQTVFEAVEKLRTSGVIRRIGGVYDTKRLGLVSRLCAGRVPESDFDFDGATDHPQTELEKFAAVVMDVPAITHNYVRSHEYNVWFTVIAENETVLQSIIDKLTKVTALHDVHSMPAKKMFKINTVMGKAAGSKQESGEKVDRHGMGGESAGKAVPLSEMDKARIRLLSGDLPHSLTPFADLFQGVILSGAKNLETILGEARADLTSKRMRRFGAVLRHQQAGFPCNAMVCFDIGASGEFSMDASAAGAVLAANPHVSHCYERPAFEGFPYNVYGMFHAQSDEELSQFVTETTATLGNPKYVVLHSVRELKKTSYKYFTE; this is encoded by the coding sequence ATGACTGAATTAGAACAGCGAATTCTTGATATCATTCAGGACGGTTTTCCCATCGAAGACCGTCCTTATGCTGTTATCGGAAAGTTGGTTGACGAAGACGAACAAACGGTTTTTGAAGCTGTAGAAAAACTTCGCACTTCTGGCGTGATTCGCCGCATTGGCGGTGTGTACGATACTAAGCGATTGGGCTTGGTAAGTCGCCTGTGTGCAGGTCGTGTGCCGGAGTCGGACTTCGATTTTGATGGAGCGACGGATCATCCGCAGACAGAACTTGAAAAGTTTGCCGCAGTCGTGATGGATGTTCCTGCCATAACCCACAACTACGTTCGTTCCCACGAATACAACGTTTGGTTTACGGTCATTGCCGAAAATGAAACAGTCTTGCAGTCTATTATAGATAAATTAACGAAAGTAACTGCGCTGCACGATGTTCATTCCATGCCGGCAAAGAAGATGTTTAAGATCAATACGGTAATGGGAAAGGCTGCTGGCTCTAAGCAAGAGTCTGGCGAAAAAGTGGACCGTCACGGAATGGGTGGCGAATCCGCTGGAAAGGCCGTGCCACTTTCGGAAATGGATAAGGCTCGCATTCGTTTGCTGAGCGGAGACTTGCCTCATTCTTTGACACCCTTTGCTGATTTATTCCAAGGTGTCATTCTGAGCGGAGCGAAGAATCTAGAGACCATTCTTGGTGAGGCACGCGCAGATCTTACTTCAAAGCGCATGCGTCGTTTTGGAGCTGTACTTCGCCATCAGCAGGCGGGTTTCCCTTGCAATGCCATGGTCTGCTTTGATATCGGAGCATCTGGCGAATTTTCCATGGATGCTTCCGCAGCAGGCGCAGTTCTTGCTGCAAATCCTCATGTTTCTCATTGCTATGAACGTCCGGCATTTGAAGGTTTTCCTTATAATGTCTATGGAATGTTCCATGCTCAGAGCGACGAAGAGCTAAGCCAGTTTGTGACCGAGACCACCGCAACTCTTGGAAATCCGAAGTATGTTGTTCTTCATTCTGTTCGTGAATTGAAGAAGACCAGTTACAAGTATTTTACGGAATAG
- the hemC gene encoding hydroxymethylbilane synthase: MKLRIATRKSALALAQTTMAADEIVAANTDLSYELVSMTTEGDRRLDKSLASFGGKGVFIKELEVALLEGRADIAIHSLKDMPAEVLPEFKLAAVLKREDPRDAFLARGGKDGCRFMDLPAGAKVGTGSIRRVVQLKALRPDLEYVSIRGNIQTRISKLAELDGVVLAAAGLKRMGLADQVTEYFDTDKMLPASGQGILAIETLKNGCASEVTAALNRVNHLETYCIAVAEMAFLKALDAGCQFPVASFAEFANVPTSGCAGNRMLRIRGIYWDETTKRLLRAEDSAAFDVAAVESVQKAKQLGVSLAELIKKQLNP; the protein is encoded by the coding sequence ATGAAACTTAGAATTGCTACTCGTAAAAGCGCTTTGGCTCTTGCCCAGACTACTATGGCTGCCGACGAAATCGTGGCTGCCAACACCGACCTCAGTTACGAACTGGTTTCCATGACTACAGAGGGCGACCGCCGTCTGGACAAGTCCCTCGCCAGCTTTGGCGGTAAAGGCGTCTTCATTAAGGAACTTGAAGTTGCTCTGCTTGAAGGTCGAGCAGATATTGCCATTCATAGCCTGAAGGATATGCCTGCAGAGGTGTTGCCGGAATTCAAGCTGGCTGCGGTTCTCAAGCGCGAAGATCCGCGAGATGCGTTCCTTGCCCGCGGCGGTAAGGATGGCTGCCGCTTTATGGATCTGCCGGCAGGTGCGAAGGTGGGTACAGGAAGTATCCGCCGTGTGGTCCAGCTGAAGGCCTTGCGTCCGGATCTGGAATACGTGTCTATCCGCGGAAATATTCAAACTCGCATTTCTAAGTTGGCTGAATTGGATGGCGTCGTTCTGGCTGCCGCTGGCCTCAAGCGCATGGGCCTAGCAGATCAGGTGACGGAATATTTCGACACCGACAAGATGCTTCCTGCAAGCGGTCAGGGAATTCTTGCCATTGAAACTTTGAAGAACGGCTGCGCTTCCGAAGTGACTGCTGCATTGAACCGCGTCAACCATTTAGAAACTTACTGCATTGCCGTTGCAGAAATGGCTTTCCTCAAGGCTCTTGATGCTGGCTGCCAGTTCCCGGTGGCAAGCTTTGCTGAATTCGCGAATGTGCCAACCAGCGGATGTGCTGGCAATCGTATGCTTAGGATTCGCGGTATCTATTGGGACGAAACTACCAAGCGCCTGCTTCGTGCAGAAGACTCGGCAGCCTTTGATGTTGCCGCAGTAGAATCCGTGCAGAAAGCTAAACAGCTGGGTGTATCCCTTGCGGAACTCATCAAAAAGCAACTCAATCCATAG
- the hemA gene encoding glutamyl-tRNA reductase, translated as MRKIYMAGMSHKVAEIAIREKFYITMEMKAEALQHSNFDELLILATCNRTEVYVASDRPLEEGELVRYVCGLAHQNYEDFAQFFYSYEGDAVVHHVMNVCAGLDSVAVGEDQILHQIGRAYETAHQAGTTGVSLNKLFQGAIHTTKRIKTETNLSKLSCNIPFLAMKQVQKTFDDLENRSVYIVGLGEMGSLMLKYVQENTTRIFASSRTFANAQKFEDVLTPVRFEDRYSVMGKADVMILCSACQEPIVTKNEYAKVLLKVAENSQDSSAGHHQDGSAPRLVIDLGSPRNAEASIGELPGVQYVCVDDLEKIVSENRRLRMIELEAAQRILQEGIEEFLQWYRMDDVAKRINVLAGQMVTTAEDECEKLLRSMPDLSQEDSDRIQMMYVRFAKKMANDYLYKVKAENSAEDVQKYLECLSKASS; from the coding sequence ATGCGAAAGATTTACATGGCAGGAATGAGTCATAAGGTGGCAGAAATTGCCATCCGTGAAAAGTTCTACATCACGATGGAAATGAAGGCCGAGGCTCTTCAGCATTCCAACTTTGATGAACTTTTGATTCTTGCTACTTGCAACCGCACCGAAGTCTATGTGGCCAGTGACCGCCCCTTGGAAGAAGGCGAACTGGTTCGCTATGTGTGCGGCCTTGCTCACCAGAATTACGAAGATTTTGCCCAGTTCTTCTATAGTTACGAAGGAGATGCGGTTGTTCATCATGTGATGAATGTTTGCGCGGGCCTTGATTCTGTGGCTGTGGGCGAGGACCAGATTTTGCATCAGATTGGTCGAGCCTATGAAACCGCTCATCAGGCAGGTACGACAGGCGTAAGCTTGAATAAACTTTTCCAGGGTGCAATTCACACTACCAAGCGTATCAAGACCGAAACCAACCTGAGCAAGCTCAGTTGCAACATTCCGTTCCTGGCTATGAAACAGGTGCAGAAAACTTTCGACGATCTGGAAAATCGTTCCGTGTACATTGTTGGCCTTGGCGAAATGGGTTCCCTGATGTTGAAGTACGTCCAGGAAAATACCACCAGAATTTTTGCCTCCAGCCGTACGTTTGCCAACGCCCAAAAGTTTGAGGATGTGCTGACTCCGGTACGTTTTGAAGACCGCTATAGTGTTATGGGCAAGGCGGATGTGATGATTCTTTGCAGTGCCTGCCAGGAGCCAATTGTAACGAAGAATGAATACGCTAAAGTTTTGCTGAAGGTCGCGGAGAATTCGCAGGATAGTTCCGCCGGCCATCATCAGGATGGTTCCGCCCCGCGCTTGGTTATAGACTTGGGTAGCCCTCGCAATGCAGAAGCGTCTATCGGGGAACTTCCCGGTGTTCAGTATGTTTGCGTAGATGACCTGGAAAAGATTGTTTCAGAAAATCGCCGCCTTCGCATGATTGAACTGGAGGCTGCCCAGAGGATCCTTCAGGAAGGTATCGAGGAATTTTTGCAGTGGTACCGCATGGACGATGTGGCAAAGCGTATTAACGTTCTTGCTGGCCAAATGGTGACCACTGCGGAAGATGAATGCGAAAAGTTGTTGCGTTCCATGCCGGACTTGTCTCAGGAAGATTCCGATCGCATTCAGATGATGTATGTCCGTTTCGCAAAGAAGATGGCCAACGATTATCTGTACAAGGTGAAAGCAGAAAATTCTGCAGAGGATGTGCAGAAGTATTTGGAATGTTTATCGAAGGCGTCTTCCTGA